In Nycticebus coucang isolate mNycCou1 unplaced genomic scaffold, mNycCou1.pri scaffold_65, whole genome shotgun sequence, one genomic interval encodes:
- the LOC128579552 gene encoding NADH dehydrogenase [ubiquinone] flavoprotein 2, mitochondrial-like yields MSPRSFFSRRLVQDNTEIFLTPGRHMRNLHKAAVQNGAGGALFVVAEVLQVPPMRVYEVATFYTMYNRKPVGKYHIQVCTTTSCRLGNSDSILEAIQKKLGMGYIIL; encoded by the exons ATGTCACCCAGGTCCTTCTTCTCTAGGAGGCTCGTTCAAGACAACACTGAAATctttctaactcca gGAAGACATATGAGGAATTTGCATAAGGCAGCTGTGCAAAATGGAGCAGGAGGAGCTTTATTTGTG gtTGCAGAAGTTTTACAAGTACCTCCAATGAGAGTATACGAAGTAGCAACTTTTTATACAATGTATAATCGAAAGCCAGTTGGAAAGTATCACATTCAGGTCTGCACTACTACCTCTTGCAGGCTTGGAAACTCTGACAGCATCCTGGAAGCAATTCAGAAAAAGCTTGGTATGGGATACATTATATTGTGA